The DNA window TGGTGGATCTGCTGGTGGAACAGTACAAGATTGGAGGCGTGCTGTTGGTGGCGGATATCCTTTGGCACGCCGACCAGATCATTGATCAGGCAGCATATCAGGGCGGCCTTGTCGATCAGCGTGGCATAGTCTGTGCTCCTCAGGGTTGCTTCCGGCAATTCAAAGCCCACCGCTCGTTCCAACGGCAAGCTGTTCGGGCGGATGCCGACGGTGACGGCACGCAGTTGCAGGGCTTGTTGCAGGGTTCGGTCATCAAGATGCCCGGCTTGACGAACCTGCTGCTCGGCAATGGCATGCAGGGCCCACTCCTGCATTTTCATGGCAAAACGCCGTCGCCATGCCATGCTTGCACCCAGGCGTTGATAAGCGTCGCCGATATCGGCAAAGGCCCTGACATAGGCGTTTTCGCGGCGACGCGCCGGCAGCGGTTCACCGGCCAGTGCGGCCATGGCATCGGCCAGATCCTCGCCATAGGCGCAGGCCGGTTCAACGCAGCGATCGTCCCACAGCAGCCACATGGTGATGTATTTGCAATAGGCCAGCGCATGCTCGCAAGAGGCCATGGAATGGGAGTAACCGGCGTAGTGCCTGGGTTCCATGGCCTGCACATGCTGCAAGGTGTGCGGGTCGTCCAGCAGACCGAGGGACTGCATCCAGCGGATCGTCTCGTCTTCGATGGTCTGTGCAAACCGGGACAGCGGCACCGGGGCGAACCAGTGCCATGGATAGCGCACATGGATCGGCCTGAGCTGCAGTGTCGCGGGCAGTTCCAGGCAGCTGTCCAGCACGAGGGTGGGCGCAATGGCTGGTGTGATATCGGGTGAGGATATGGCCATGGGAGCTCCTGGCGCCGTCTAATCCGCGGGACTCGTGCGCTGACGGAAACGAAGCCTGAAACTTGCATCGTGCATGCCGGTAAAGCTGCCGCGTTCCAGTGGCAGTATGTAGTCGGGGCTTGGCAGCTCGATATCGAATCGTCGCAGCAGATGGCAGATGACGATCTTCTGTTCCATCAGCGAGAACAGCCGCCCCGCACAAATGCGTGGCCCGGTACCAAACGGCAGATAGGCATGGCTGAATTGCGAGGATTCGCCAGTGAAACGTTCAGGATCAAATCGCTCGGGTTGCGTCCATTCCCGTGGATTCATATGGATGGCGTGAATATTGATGCTGACCAGGGTGCCGATTGGAATCTGGTAACCGGCCAGCTCGGTGGCCCGGGTCGTGGTGCGCGGATTCTGATGGGCCAGCGGCGAATAGATTCGCATGCTTTCCAGAATGAAGCGGCTCAAGGTATGAAATGATTGCAGGCTTCTGAAGGCGAGGCTGTGACGGCCATCCTCGTGATGACCCGGTTGAGCGAAGGCCGCGTCCAGATCCGGGAAGAGTTCGGTCGCCTCCTGCCGTATCTGTTGCTGCCATTGCGGATATCTGGCCAGGTGATACAAGACACCGCCCAGCGCGACCTGGGTGGTTTCATGGCTGGCCAGTACCATCGCGATGATGTTGTTGCGCAGCTCCTCGTCGCTCAGATGTTCCTCGGCATGCTCGCGCAAAAGAAGTTCCAGTACATGGTTGCGGGGCGTTTCACTCTGACGGTTTCGGGTGCTCCGGACCAGGTTGAGGACCAGTTGATCCAGAAGCGTCATGGAACGCTGCAGGCGGCGATTGGAAGGCAGTGGCAGCTGATTGATGATTGGCAGCATGCGACGCAGGGGGTTGAACACCTGGGCGAGGATATAGTCGAGCGCATCGACGCCCGGATTGCGCTGCTGCTTCAAATGGTTGAAATCGTAGCCGAACAAGGCTTCGCCTGCGCTGTCCAGAGAGACTGCCTTCAGCCACCGTTGCAGCTTGATATCAGCCGTGCCGGTTGCTGGTAGCTGGCTTGCGATGCTTTCGCAAAGCAGGAGCGCCTTGCGCCTGAATATGGGGGAAAACAGGTGCACCCTGTTCAACGGGGGGTGTGTGATCCGCCGGATCCGGCGCCAAGCCTCGCCGTTGGCCAGCACCACATTGTTGTTGCCTACCCATTGGTAGTAGAAAGGCATGTTGAGATCACGCGGATCACTTTTGGCAAACACGTCCAATGCGGTGGAAATGCGTCCGGCCAATCTGGAACAGGTGACCACAACGATGGGCATGGTACCCAGAAACATCAGGTAGATATCGCCGTAACGCCGCATGCGTTGCAGGTCGATATCCCTCAGCTGGGTTTGCCGGCGCAAAGCGATATCGCAGAAAGTACGCAGTGCGCCAAGCACTGGAAGTCGTTCAGGGCCGGTGTTGTCGATACCGGTAACACGACGGAACCGGCGGGCCTGTCGTTGATTGTGCCAGGAAGTCCAGGCGGCCGCAGCAATTGCAAGGCCCGCGGCCAACGCTATACCGAGGACTGGGTGCAGGAGCCAGGCTCCGATCAGAGTGATGATGATGGCAAGGTACAAGAGCCAAAGTGCAAAGGCAGGTTTGCCTTTGGCGGGCGGCACCGAATGGGGGTGGGGCGATATCGTGATATCGGTCCTTGCGGAACAAGGGCATTCCCTTTGGATTGGCGACATGCAGTTCTCGCTGGCTTGGCCAAGGCTGATCCACTCACTGGCAGAGTGGAGCGATGCAGAACGGTACCGACCTGCGCCCTTGATAACGGGCCCATGGTGGTGGTTGCAAGCTGTCAGAACTGACAGCTTGATCCTGCGGGGAAGGCGATGATTCATATTGAAAATGAACTGTGGGGACTGGAGTCATGCTCAGGCAGCGGCATATGGCATTGGCGATGGAGTCCGAGCGGGTTTCCCTGCAGGCACCTGCCGTACCTCATCACGAAGGATCCCTGACTTGGCGGAGCAGGCATTCCGGATCGGCGCGAGTGAAGGCAGACGGTACCTGCGCTCCAATCGATGCACGGCACCGGTGCAGGCATGAAGCCATGGCTCGGGATGCACGCTGAGTGGGCCATCCGGACAGGCTCGATGCCATGCCGATGCTGAGCATCCGTATCGATGGTCGGGAGCATCGATTCGAGCAGGGCATCAGCGTCAGCGAAGTGGCCTGCGCCATTGGAGCGGCTGCCGAAGGCCAATGGTTATTGGGCGGCTATCTCGATGGGCAATGGGTGATGCCCGATCACCGCATTGAGTGCAATGGCCGCCTGCATGTCGTCACCGAGTCTTCACCCGAGGCGCTGGATCTGCTGCGCCATGGCCTTGCCTTTCTGCTGGCTGCAGCTGTGCGGCATCTGCATTCCGGCAGTGCAGCTGGGTCGATCCAGATGACGGAGACCGGGTTTGCGATGGACTTCGATACCGGGCGGCCGCTGCTGGCTGCCGAACTGGGCCCGATCCAGGCTCATATGCAGCGAGCACTGGCGCAGGGTCAAGCGGTGATCAGTCACCAGGTCGGGCGCGAAGAGGCCCTTTCCATGCTGTCGATGCCTGACGAGCGGTATCAGCGTCAGCTGGCGGAGCGATGGCTTCCGGCGCAGACGCTGTGGACGCATGCGCTAGCTGAGTTCGTCCTGATCTCCATCCGGCCGATGCCGGCGCTGATCGAGTCGCACTGCGCATTCAGGTTGATGCAGGTTTCAGGAGCCTATTGGAACGGTGACAGCACGCAACCGATGTTGACGCGCATTCATGTGGCCGCCTGGTTTCATGCGGATCATTTGCAACGCAGCCTGGATCAGTTGCAGGAGATCGAAAAGCGCGACCATCGCAAGCTGGGCAAGCAGCTGGATCTGTTCCACTTCGAGGAGCAGGCCCCCGGCATGGTGTACTGGCACCCCGCCGGCTGGTCGTTGTGGCAGGTCATCGAGCAGTATGTCCGTGATGACTTTCGAAAGAGCGGATATCAGGAGGTGCGCGGCCCGCAGCTGATGGATGTGCAATTGTGGAAACGTTCCGGGCATTGGCGGCACTATCAGCAGCATATGTTCCTCACCGAATCGGAAAGACGCCGCTATGCCGTCAAGCCGATGAGCTGCCCCGGGCACGTGGAAATCTACAAGGCCGGGCACCATAGCTATCGCGACCTTCCCGTTCGCTATGCCGAGTTCGGCAATTGCCATCGCAATGAGCCCTCAGGTGCTCTGCATGGCCTGTTGCGGGTGCGGGGCTTCACTCAGGATGACGGCCATGTGTTCTGCACCGCTGATCAGATCGAGGCGGAAGTGGCGGCCTTCCATCGGCAGGCGATGCAGGTCTATCGCGACTTCGGTTTTGATGCCATCAGCCTCAAGCTGGCGTTGCGCCCGCCGCGGCGGATGGGGGATGATGCCAGCTGGGACCGCACGGAAGGGGCGCTGCGTTCAGCACTGGCCAGGGCCGATATCGCCTGGGATGAGTTGCCAGGCGAGGGCGCTTTCTATGGCCCCAAGCTGGAGTATCACCTGAGCGATTCGATGGGGCGCAACTGGCAGCTGGGGACCTTGCAGGTGGATTTTCTGATGCCCGAACGACTCGATGCAACTTTTGTCGATGCCCATGGGCAGCGACGTCATCCGGTGATGCTGCACCGGGCCATTCTGGGATCGATGGAGCGCTTCATCGGCATTCTGATCGAGCATTGCGGTGGCTGGTTTCCGCTGTGGCTGGCTCCCGTGCAGGCCGTAGTACTCAGCGTCGGCATCCAGCAGGCAGACTATGCCGTCAAGGTTGCGACCGGGCTGCAGGAGCGGGGCATTCGCTGCCATGCCGATATCCGGCATGAAACCCTGGCGTTGAAGACCCGTGAGCACAGCCTGCGCAAGGTCCCGTATCTGCTGATTGCGGGCGACCGCGAGGCACGCTCCGCCTCGGTGACGATGCGCGCCCGTCGGGGCGAGCCGTCGCGTACCCTGCCCTGGCAGGCCTTTGCGCAGCTGGTCGAACACAAGCCTTTCCGTTTCAATGGCCACCCGCGAGAAAGCGAAACATGACCATCCGGCCCCATGATGCGGGTAGTCGATCCTGTCCAGCCACGACTGCCAGGTTATGGTTGGATGAAACCACCTTTGCCTGGACGGCGGCGGCCCTGGTACCACCCTCAGTCCTTGCTGTATTCCGACGACATCAGGTGCTGTTGGAGGCGGTGAGCTGATTCGATTTCGCCGAAATCGATGGCCGGATGCTCGGTGGCGACGACGACCATCGACCGCTCTGGCAGGACGCGGTCATGGTCTGTGCCGCATGGCCATCAGGTGACCTTGCGCATCCAGCGGATGACTCCGCTTGCGCCATAAAGCACTTCAATCCTTCCAATCTTGTCTCAGACCTCGCCGGACCAGGTAGAGCGTTCCATCGTCTTGGCCAGCGGATGGAGTTCGACGGCATGCACGATGGCATCACTGCCGCTGGTATGCAGGCGCAGCAAATTGAGCGGTGCCGCCGGATAGATCAGGGCGGTGCCGACTTCCATGCCGTCCTGGGTAAAGACTTCCACGGAGCAGGCGTCCAGAATGATGCGAAACCTGGCCCGGCGATCACGCGGCGCGATCGGGGTCGAGAACTGGCCGGTGAAAAAGGGCTGGCTGAAACCGCGCAGACGGCTGCGATCCAGCCAGGCCTGCTGGGCCAGTGCATCGACGCCGATGGAAAGCATTTCACCCTGATCATTGCTGAACTCGATGGCGAAGCGGCCGCCGCGTCCTTTGCCACCCGCCGCCGGACCCGATGGGTCATTGTCGATCTCGAACGTGATCGACAATTCGATGGCCTGGCCTTCCGGCAGGGCGACTTGACGTGCGCTGCCGGCATCGATGCGGCCGGGGTCCATGGCGATGCGCGGTCCGCGCAGGGCTTCAAGTCCCGCCGGTTGCTGTGCCAGCCGCAGTCCCTGGATGGGATCATGGGCCAGCGACATCTCGCGCGGCAGTGTCATCAGTCCGCGCCAGGCATGAGTGGGGACCTCCTGGCAGTATTGCCAGTTGCCCATCCAGGCAATGGCGGTGGGCTTTTCCACGCCGGCATAGAACTGCAGTGCATAGAAATCCTTGGCAAAGTCGATGATCTGCGCCACAGGACGATCTGCTGTGAACGCTCTGCCGTCGAAATCGCCGACAAAATACTGGGTGCAGCTGCCACCCTGGGGTGATCCGGGATTGATCGAGACAAACAGTACCCAGCGGCTGCCACCGTCGGCCACGGGAAGCTCGACCAGATTGGGACATTCGTAATCGATGCCGAGCAGGCCGGCCGGACCGAAGCGGCTGGCCTCGGTCCAATGCTGCAGGTCCGGTGAGGTGAAGAATCCGATCTGGTGCAGGCGTGACAGGGCGACGACCATCACCCATTGCCCGCTGGGCGCATGGAAGATCACCTTGGGATCCCGAAAAGAATCACTATGCAGGTCGAGCACCGGATTGCCGGGCGCATCGGTCAGGGTCTGTCCATCCAGGCCGGTGGCAATCCACTGCGTCTGGCTGTGAGCGCTGGCGCGGGTGTAGATCGCCACCATGCCGGTCTGGCCGGCTTTGAACAGTCCGGAGAGATTGTCCGGATCGGCCACCACGCTGCCGGTGAAGGCTTCGCCGGACGGGGTCTCGTCGATGGCGATGGGCTGATCATGCCAGTGATACAGGTCGCTGCTGGTGGCATGCCCCCAGTGCACGTGACCGGCCAGCGAGGCGTCGGGGTCGTACTGGAAGTAGAGGTGGTAGAGCCCGTCTCGGTGCAGCAGGCCGTTGGGGTCATTCATGAAGCCCAGCTTCGGCGAATAGTGAATCGCCGGTCGATACATGATGTCGACGGCAGCGGGTGCCAGTGACTGGTGATTGCCGCCGGGACGATCGGCCAGCTCGGGATGCGAGGCGTTGGGCTCGTGCTTGCCGCGCTTGCCATTGGCTGCCATGCCGTTCTGGCTGGCCGGAACGGCTTCGGCGCCCAGGCTGATGGCTGCGGCACCAGTGGCCAGCAGACCCAGCATGGCCCGGCGGGGAAGGGGCGGGTTCGAAATGTCGCTCATGAAAAACCGGATCGTGTTGCGGTTCCCATGGTAATCATCCTTGACGGGATCCGGTCAAGCCGGACCTGTCGTCAGGCGGCCGCAGTATCCGGCCTTGGAGCAGACGGCAGTGGTTTCGCATGGGGGAAGGACGAGCGCGCCGGGTGGTTTCAGGCAGGGATGGACGCCGGGGGATATATCGCCGGCGAGCTCTGGACGAGAGTCGTCATGCCTTTGCTGCGAAAGCCGAGCTCAAGGCTCCTGATCCATGAGGCCGGCCTCGGTCTGCCGGCCGCCTCGACGGACGAGGCGCGACGGACGCGGCAAGCTATCAATGGGGTCCGGCATGCTCCGGACCCCATTCCAGGCGAGGCCGGATCAGGGGGCGCGCCAGTGACCGGGATTGCCCTTGTCAGTATGTCTGACACGGGCGACCAGCGGGCTGTGCCCGGCAATCCGAGCCGCCTGTATGGCTGCCGCCTGGGTCTTGTAATCCACCTGGTCGACGCGAGCGCCGTGGGCATATTCCAGGATGTAATCCTCGATCGCGGTACCTTCGGGTCGGCCCTTGGGGCGGGGTTCGACGTATACGTTGGGCATGCTTGGCTCCATGGGGCTGGCGCGTGATTGCGCCACAGACTAGATGGGGGTCGCGACGCGGGCATGCCAAGTCATGGTGGATGCCATCATATGCGTATCGGCATTCGATATATTGGTTCACCGGTCCAGGTGAGACTCAAGCTGCCATTGCTCAGCCTGTCCGAGGTCACTCGGTCGGGCTGGAGGGTCGTGGCTTGGCAGGCGTCGTGCATTCGCGGTCGGTGATCTCAGGTCAGCGGCTGCAGAGATCGGGCTGCCGATTTTTCCATGTCCGCCAGGCTGGTGTAGGCTGGCAGGATTCCACGGCAGCGATCGGACGGGTATGAATCAAGCCTTCAGGGACGGAGAGCTGGCTTCGGCACCCCGTGTGGACGAAGCGCAACGGCGGGAGTTGGGCGCTTTTCTGATGGCGTGCCGGACCCGGCTGGATCCAGCGGCCTTCGGCTTTTCGGGGCGGCATCGACGCACGCCCGGTCTGCGCCGCGAAGAGGTCGCGCTGGCGGCCGAGGTCAGTGTCAGCTGGTATACCTGGATCGAGCAGGGCCGCAAGGTGCGGGCCTCGATGGAGGTGCTGGGCCGGCTGGCCATGGCCTTGCGGCTGAACGAGGCGGAGCGTCTGCATCTGTTTGCCTTGTCCGGTTACCCGGCGCCGGCCACCGACACGGATGAAAGTCTGACCGACGGGCTGTCCCAGCTGGTGCTGGCCATGCAGCCGTTGCCGGCTTATATCCGCAATGCGCGCTTCGACATCCTGGTCTGGAATCCGGCGATTGCCGATCTGTTTGTGGACTACGGTGCGCTGCCGCCGGAGCAGCGCAATACGCTGTGGCTGATGTATCTGTATCCGCCCTACCGGCGGCAGATCGTCGAATGGGAGCGTGTCGCCCGTGGTTTGCTGGCCTCTTTGCGCGGTGCTTATGCCCGTGCCGATGACAAGGCTTCCTTCCTGCCCTTGCTGACGGCCCTGCAGGCCGGCAGCGAAGAATTCCGGCGCTGGTGGCCTGAACACGACGTGGATCGTTTCGACGAGGGCATCAAGCGCATCGAGCATCCCCGCCGCGGTCGCATGGAGCTGCGCTATGTGGC is part of the Frateuria aurantia DSM 6220 genome and encodes:
- a CDS encoding terpene synthase family protein, with the protein product MAISSPDITPAIAPTLVLDSCLELPATLQLRPIHVRYPWHWFAPVPLSRFAQTIEDETIRWMQSLGLLDDPHTLQHVQAMEPRHYAGYSHSMASCEHALAYCKYITMWLLWDDRCVEPACAYGEDLADAMAALAGEPLPARRRENAYVRAFADIGDAYQRLGASMAWRRRFAMKMQEWALHAIAEQQVRQAGHLDDRTLQQALQLRAVTVGIRPNSLPLERAVGFELPEATLRSTDYATLIDKAALICCLINDLVGVPKDIRHQQHASNLVLFHQQIHHCSLETSCLEILKIHDTAVDDFDRLAVKLQQQSPPGFNERIAAFLEQLRYMDTGFGFWHRDCIRYQRWLAVTGNQAMKMVIGARHTGVDGWHRSGLPPES
- a CDS encoding cytochrome P450 encodes the protein MNHRLPRRIKLSVLTACNHHHGPVIKGAGRYRSASLHSASEWISLGQASENCMSPIQRECPCSARTDITISPHPHSVPPAKGKPAFALWLLYLAIIITLIGAWLLHPVLGIALAAGLAIAAAAWTSWHNQRQARRFRRVTGIDNTGPERLPVLGALRTFCDIALRRQTQLRDIDLQRMRRYGDIYLMFLGTMPIVVVTCSRLAGRISTALDVFAKSDPRDLNMPFYYQWVGNNNVVLANGEAWRRIRRITHPPLNRVHLFSPIFRRKALLLCESIASQLPATGTADIKLQRWLKAVSLDSAGEALFGYDFNHLKQQRNPGVDALDYILAQVFNPLRRMLPIINQLPLPSNRRLQRSMTLLDQLVLNLVRSTRNRQSETPRNHVLELLLREHAEEHLSDEELRNNIIAMVLASHETTQVALGGVLYHLARYPQWQQQIRQEATELFPDLDAAFAQPGHHEDGRHSLAFRSLQSFHTLSRFILESMRIYSPLAHQNPRTTTRATELAGYQIPIGTLVSINIHAIHMNPREWTQPERFDPERFTGESSQFSHAYLPFGTGPRICAGRLFSLMEQKIVICHLLRRFDIELPSPDYILPLERGSFTGMHDASFRLRFRQRTSPAD
- the thrS gene encoding threonine--tRNA ligase, yielding MPMLSIRIDGREHRFEQGISVSEVACAIGAAAEGQWLLGGYLDGQWVMPDHRIECNGRLHVVTESSPEALDLLRHGLAFLLAAAVRHLHSGSAAGSIQMTETGFAMDFDTGRPLLAAELGPIQAHMQRALAQGQAVISHQVGREEALSMLSMPDERYQRQLAERWLPAQTLWTHALAEFVLISIRPMPALIESHCAFRLMQVSGAYWNGDSTQPMLTRIHVAAWFHADHLQRSLDQLQEIEKRDHRKLGKQLDLFHFEEQAPGMVYWHPAGWSLWQVIEQYVRDDFRKSGYQEVRGPQLMDVQLWKRSGHWRHYQQHMFLTESERRRYAVKPMSCPGHVEIYKAGHHSYRDLPVRYAEFGNCHRNEPSGALHGLLRVRGFTQDDGHVFCTADQIEAEVAAFHRQAMQVYRDFGFDAISLKLALRPPRRMGDDASWDRTEGALRSALARADIAWDELPGEGAFYGPKLEYHLSDSMGRNWQLGTLQVDFLMPERLDATFVDAHGQRRHPVMLHRAILGSMERFIGILIEHCGGWFPLWLAPVQAVVLSVGIQQADYAVKVATGLQERGIRCHADIRHETLALKTREHSLRKVPYLLIAGDREARSASVTMRARRGEPSRTLPWQAFAQLVEHKPFRFNGHPRESET
- a CDS encoding glycoside hydrolase family 32 protein; this encodes MSDISNPPLPRRAMLGLLATGAAAISLGAEAVPASQNGMAANGKRGKHEPNASHPELADRPGGNHQSLAPAAVDIMYRPAIHYSPKLGFMNDPNGLLHRDGLYHLYFQYDPDASLAGHVHWGHATSSDLYHWHDQPIAIDETPSGEAFTGSVVADPDNLSGLFKAGQTGMVAIYTRASAHSQTQWIATGLDGQTLTDAPGNPVLDLHSDSFRDPKVIFHAPSGQWVMVVALSRLHQIGFFTSPDLQHWTEASRFGPAGLLGIDYECPNLVELPVADGGSRWVLFVSINPGSPQGGSCTQYFVGDFDGRAFTADRPVAQIIDFAKDFYALQFYAGVEKPTAIAWMGNWQYCQEVPTHAWRGLMTLPREMSLAHDPIQGLRLAQQPAGLEALRGPRIAMDPGRIDAGSARQVALPEGQAIELSITFEIDNDPSGPAAGGKGRGGRFAIEFSNDQGEMLSIGVDALAQQAWLDRSRLRGFSQPFFTGQFSTPIAPRDRRARFRIILDACSVEVFTQDGMEVGTALIYPAAPLNLLRLHTSGSDAIVHAVELHPLAKTMERSTWSGEV
- a CDS encoding helix-turn-helix transcriptional regulator, producing MNQAFRDGELASAPRVDEAQRRELGAFLMACRTRLDPAAFGFSGRHRRTPGLRREEVALAAEVSVSWYTWIEQGRKVRASMEVLGRLAMALRLNEAERLHLFALSGYPAPATDTDESLTDGLSQLVLAMQPLPAYIRNARFDILVWNPAIADLFVDYGALPPEQRNTLWLMYLYPPYRRQIVEWERVARGLLASLRGAYARADDKASFLPLLTALQAGSEEFRRWWPEHDVDRFDEGIKRIEHPRRGRMELRYVALIPENRPELSLVTYLPV